The following coding sequences are from one Paramormyrops kingsleyae isolate MSU_618 chromosome 21, PKINGS_0.4, whole genome shotgun sequence window:
- the adipoqa gene encoding adiponectin, with amino-acid sequence MARILWTLVFGLLLVGRWGPALAEEEPGEVGEPEAPAADTRQPCAQWMGGVPGTPGHSGHPGRDGRDGHDGANGDKGDTGEPGEKGEPGEKGADGPMGPRGFPGNPGMKGERGESALIYRSAFSVGLTGPVPAANVPIRFTKFFHNEQRHYDDVSGKFRCVLPGAYFFTYHLTVYPRDARVSLYKNDKTIMFTYDQFQENDADQASGSIVLHLDVGDEVWLQVYGEEEFTGIYADNTNDSTFSGFLLYPDIPVADRRR; translated from the exons ATGGCACGCATCTTGTGGACTCTGGTCTTCGGCCTGCTGCTGGTCGGGAGGTGGGGCCCCGCCTTGGCAGAGGAGGAGCCCGGGGAGGTCGGGGAGCCCGAGGCACCTGCAGCAGATACCAGGCAACCTTGCGCCCAGTGGATGGGCGGGGTGCCAGGCACGCCTGGGCACAGCGGGCACCCAGGAAGAGATGGCAGGGATGGGCATGATGGTGCCAATGGTGACAAAGGAGATACAG GTGAGCCTGGAGAGAAGGGCGAACCAGGTGAGAAAGGCGCCGATGGGCCTATGGGGCCTCGTGGTTTTCCAGGCAACCCAGGGATGAAGGGTGAACGTGGGGAGAGTGCCCTCATCTACCGCTCGGCCTTCAGCGTGGGCCTCACCGGCCCTGTGCCCGCCGCCAACGTGCCCATCCGCTTCACCAAGTTCTTCCACAACGAGCAACGGCACTACGACGACGTCAGTGGCAAGTTCCGCTGTGTCCTGCCCGGTGCCTACTTCTTCACGTACCACCTGACTGTCTACCCCAGAGACGCCAGGGTCAGCCTCTACAAGAACGACAAGACGATCATGTTCACCTATGACCAGTTCCAGGAGAACGATGCAGACCAGGCCTCGGGCTCCATAGTGCTTCACTTGGATGTTGGCGACGAGGTCTGGCTGCAGGTCTACGGGGAAGAGGAGTTCACCGGGATCTATGCCGACAACACCAACGACTCCACCTTCTCAGGGTTCCTACTCTACCCTGACATCCCAGTGGCAGATCGAAGACGCTAA
- the LOC111847348 gene encoding uncharacterized protein has translation MGPTTLPAQLEFNWSNLVSCRAGKLKMEKSRLIVITGVLLATSLLPETLWAGPVGKHLRDGHAGDAASEGQASRKAVSGNPLRSRRSANSPDFWTWYKFFMDTGNQQGVQDFDRLYQLYLQNQHRVEGGRSFGHYLQHLRAIYRACSESDDPDCVREHTSKPTAQMVMPWVAPLGACDPYLDPYCLFGGTTPKAINPEPAAGAKTPLPLYMPAFPLSAKAPAGYYSSPVLHPYLTAQQQEELLRICNPSDVECLHYHLRAAYGYTPVASPFLSYSQSPSGLYHLYPTCDPDRDPFCLPPPSQPARNPGDGSPASSMTCDPRYDPYCLLTAPAALGWMGQLQQPWHRPGTRGKTKEGYDCYLFYDKECYPLGAEPGCHPYDPNCRKPPQPANLVAGGRSAGDVMEPHPDCDPEYDYNCRLRRYQPRSDSKAMQKDEPDHGETKQEAQSDDPFQGGHGEPKSDQHLTQSFKEFLKENAHQ, from the exons ATGGGAcccaccacactccctgccCAGCTTGAGTTCAACTGGTCCAACTTAGTCTCCTGCAGAG CAGGAAAGTtgaaaatggaaaaatcaaGACTGATTGTCATCACTGGAGTGCTGCTCGCTACCTCCCTGTTACCAG AGACCCTCTGGGCTGGTCCGGTCGGGAAGCATCTGAGGGATGGACATG CTGGAGATGCAGCCAGTGAGGGACAGGCCTCCAGGAAAGCCGTGTCAGGGAATCCCCTTCGCAGCAGGAGGAGTGCCAACAGCCCAGACTTCTGGACTTGGTACAAATTCTTCATGGATACCGGGAATCAACAGGGA GTACAGGACTTTGACCGCCTTTACCAGCTCTACCTGCAGAACCAGCACCGTGTGGAGGGGGGTCGCTCTTTCGGCCACTACCTGCAGCACCTGAGGGCGATCTACAGAGCCTGCTCCGAATCGGACGACCCCGACTGCGTCCGGGAGCACACCAGCAAACCCACAGCCCAGATGGTGATGCCCTGGGTGGCTCCGCTCGGGGCATGTGACCCGTATCTCGATCCTTACTGCCTGTTCGGCGGCACGACCCCGAAGGCCATAAACCCGGAGCCGGCAGCCGGAGCCAAAACGCCACTGCCGCTCTACATGCCTGCGTTCCCGCTGTCTGCCAAAGCTCCTGCCGGCTACTACTCCTCTCCGGTCCTCCACCCCTACCTCACCgcccagcagcaggaggagctgCTGCGTATCTGTAACCCCTCCGACGTCGAGTGTCTGCATTACCACCTGCGTGCCGCCTATGGTTACACACCAGTCGCCAGTCCATTCCTGTCCTACAGTCAGTCGCCATCTGGGTTGTACCACCTGTACCCGACGTGCGATCCTGACCGCGACCCTTTCTGCCTCCCACCTCCGTCCCAGCCGGCCAGGAACCCTGGGGATGGAAGCCCCGCCTCCAGCATGACCTGTGACCCTAGGTACGACCCATACTGTCTTCTCACCGCCCCTGCCGCCCTTGGCTGGATGGGCCAGCTCCAGCAGCCATGGCACCGGCCGGGCACCAGGGGGAAGACGAAGGAGGGCTACGATTGCTACCTGTTCTACGACAAGGAGTGCTACCCGCTGGGCGCCGAGCCCGGCTGCCACCCCTACGACCCGAACTGCAGGAAGCCGCCCCAGCCCGCCAACCTCGTCGCAGGCGGCAGATCCGCCGGCGACGTGATGGAGCCTCACCCCGACTGCGACCCCGAGTACGACTACAACTGCCGCCTGCGCCGGTACCAGCCCAGATCTGACAGCAAAGCCATGCAGAAGGATGAACCTGACCATGGAGAGACCAAGCAGGAGGCCCAAAGCGATGACCCATTCCAGGGTGGACACGGGGAACCCAAATCAGACCAGCACCTCACCCAATCCTTCAAAGAGTTCCTGAAGGAGAACGCTCACCAGTAA
- the cops9 gene encoding COP9 signalosome complex subunit 9 has protein sequence MPLKDQSNSTVMKPAVDEMFPEGAGPYVDLDEAGGSTGLLMDLAANEKAVHADFFNDFEDLFDDDDIQ, from the exons ATGCCGCTTAAGGATCAGTCAAACTCCACCGTGATGAAGCCTGCAGTGGACGAGATGTTTCCCGAAGGCGCCGGACCTTACGTGGATCTCGATGAG GCAGGGGGGAGTACAGGATTGCTAATGGATTTAGCTGCCAACGAGAAAGCGGTTCACGCGGACTTCTTTAACG ATTTTGAAGACCTTTTTGATGACGACGACATCCAGTGA
- the otos gene encoding otospiralin, which yields MKCVCFWGIFLICCSLSQFGSARVIPEDVPYEEPAAVPYWPYSTTDFWRYVEHFRSLGAYNQINEMARAFFAHQHFGDTLGYGVREGHEH from the exons ATGAAGTGTGTTTGCTTTTGGGGGATATTTCTCATCTGTTGCTCTCTCAGTCAGTTTGGCA GTGCCAGAGTAATTCCAGAAGACG TTCCCTATGAGGAGCCAGCAGCGGTGCCCTACTGGCCCTACTCCACCACGGACTTCTGGAGATACGTGGAGCATTTTCGCAGCCTGGGGGCCTACAACCAAATAAATGAGATGGCGAGGGCTTTCTTCGCCCACCAGCATTTTGGAGATACCCTCGGCTACGGAGTTCGTGAAGGGCACGAACATTAG